A segment of the uncultured Desulfobulbus sp. genome:
GGGCATCCCACCGTAGCCTGTACTAGCAGAGAATCCGCCTCACTTGGGGGACGATAAATCGGTCCTTCGTAATGAAGCATAGAAAAAGTTTTATAATTTTTAGGATCGACGTGGCTAGAATATTTTCCCAACTATCACAGAAAGTTAGATGTTTAGCGTAAGCACTGTAAGCAAAACAAATCTTTCTGAGTTCACATGCAGATCTTTGAGCTGGCATTTATTGAAATAGCCATAGGTATATTACTCTATTTGTGATTAGCTACACCTAGATATTCGCTGATGTATTGCATGACGTAGTCTGCACTGACCAGAATTCAGGTTTACGAACTAAAATAAAAAAAATCACACAAGGCAATGCTCTACGCGTTTTCAAATCGTTTCACGGACAAGAACAGTAAATATCCTCGTCGAATCTTGTCCTGTAAGGTACTGCATGGCAAGGTCAAAATTGTTTGTCGAAACTGTGAAAAAAGTTGGTACATCCCCGCACCACACGGAATCGCCGAAAAACTAGTACGTTGTAAATGTGGGTGTTCGACCTTTATCCAATTCGATCGTCGTGTCCATCCCAGAGAACCTGTTTGCCGATTAGGCGCCCTTATATTCCCCCAAAATTACAACATACAGGTCTACCTTCGCGATGCATCCACCTGCGGCATCAGCTTTATCTGCACAGACAGAGACAGTCTTCTGTTGACCAAGGGCCTAAGCCTCAAAATTAAATATCGCACGGATGATGGCGATGAAGTTACACGTACAATAACCATAAGAAATCAAAGAAAAAATCGCATAGGAGCGGAATTTCTAGGTCTTCCTCTCTTCTAAGTAATTTCACTCCTCCTCTTTCGCACAATACAGCTCCAGAAGATCACACCTAAAACAACGTAACTCTCACCGTCGCTCAGCTGAAAAATAAAAAAAACCCCTTTGCCATGTAAAAGGATGAAAAATGGCAAAGGGGTCATATGGGTACGTTTTGCAGAACGTGAAGATATAATACCCTATGTTTTTTTATTAGTAAATATTTCTCTATAAATTTTTCTCTATTTGGCTCTTTTTTCCCCTAGGCCCAAAAAATCTTGAAAATTTAGTCAAATAATTACAAATGATTACCAAACCAACCACAAAGAACTCATGGGATAAAAAAATTTTGTTCCCAGCAAACCTCCAGCTGAGCATTGACGGTAATCGTATAAAAAAAAGCCCCCACCGTCGTTTGAGGGAGTGACAGTGGGGGCAGCATGTGAAGGTCCAGGGAAATGGACTTGATTAATATTATAGGTAATATTACCTAGTGTCAAATGCTTGCTGATAATTTTACATTCTTTACAAAGGATAACTTTGGGGAGCATATCGACAGGTATTTTTAAGCCACTTGCTAACGCAATCGCCCAAAAATACTCAATAATGCAAGGCGTTTATAAAATTTTCCCAACTAGATTTTTACAGGCTACCGTGAAATCCATTCCTACATTTCCCAAAGATTTGGGATATTGGCCCAATAAGGGAAATGGATTGCATGCGCCAAAATTAAAATGACTATCATGGCAGTAATAGCTTTGCTTGATGATTGGCCAAAGGTAATGGCGAAGAAAACGTTGATCGATGGTTCGTTCCTTGCCATGGTTATCATAGTAGTCGACAATCAACTCCGTTAACTGAGGAATTGCACCGCAAACACCACCCCACATTCCCGCATGGATCAATTCCGTATGTGAGGCATAATCGCGCATAATGTGAAAATGTTTTCCTGATTGAATCCACTCGTCGACCGCCACTCGCTCCTGACAGTTTAAAATACAATCGCAATCACGAATAAGGTATCGCTCTACTGTAGGATCTGCAGCTACGAAAAATCGCCAGAATAAACCAAAAAATGGCAGCGTATTTTGTTGTAACATTCGAACATCAGCACCAAGAGCAATCAATTTTTCCGTAGTTTTTTTGGGAACAGTGGTATCACAGTAAAAACGGCAACTCCAACCGGGATAAATTATTTGTGCTGCAATTGCATTGAGGATTGCTCCTTCATTATATTGGGGATTATTTCCCCAAAGACTAAATGCAATGACATTTCGCCCAGGCTCTTCAGGAGAAAATGAGGGTACAGGTGTGTTGATTGTGTATTGGTCACCGACAATCGCGTACACCTTTGAAAGATTCTCCTCTTGCATTGCCTCCCTATCTTTCAGTTCAAGTGCTCTATTTCCATAAAGAACGATGTTATCCGGTTTATTGAGCAAAGCATTTACATGTGCAAGCGCATCACAGTTATTAGAATTTTGTGGCGATAATTTGTAGGCTTCCAGATAAAATTTTTCAGCGAGATGATAGTCACCTTTGAGCATATGATAAAGCCCGGTACGCATTACAAACTGATCGTTGTTTGGAATTATCAAACGTAACTGCTCTATCATCTCTAGAGCGGTTGTCAGGTCATGCGCAGAATACGCACATGATTCCGCCTCCAGGTAATCATCAATAAGAACTTGTTCCCCTGACGCCTTTGACAATGAGATACATTTCAAAGCATACCAGGTTGCATCGGTAAATAGTGATTGCTGAAAGAGCTGCCTACGAAACTGCCTGTGAAGCTCAACCTCTTCAAGATGGGAGTTTTCTTGCGTGAAAAGAGTAAACGTATCAACACAGGGTTGAGTAGTCTTCCGTTTATCAGCAGTATTCATAATTCCAAAGAGTTATGCTTGAAAGTGGTGTTTGAGGGAGCGCTAAAAGAAAAATGACATATCCTGTTGGAAACAGTTCGCCAAAACTTACTTCCAACAAAAAAGGATACGTCATGAGTGAGAGTAAAATTATTCCCCTGAAAAAGCCAGGGGAGATTTCTGAGGATCCGTTAACTGATTTGCTTCGTTCCGGTGCACGCCAGTTGATTGCGTAGGCTGTCGAAGCCGAACTGGATGCATTCCTCCAGCAATATGCTGCATGCACCGATGCAAGTGGTCGTCGCCAGGTAGTTCGCAATGGCTACTTACCAGAAAGGAAAATTCAGACCGGTGTTGGCCCCGTGAGTGTCAGGGTGCCGAAAGTTCGGGACAAACGGGGGAAAGGCGTCAAATTTAACTCGGGACTCTTGCCTCCCTATCTTCGAAAGACCAAGAGCATTGAGGAAATGCTGCCCTGGCTTTACCTCAAAGGGATATCTACCGGTGATTTTCAGGAAGCCCTACAAGCTCTTCTTGGCAAGGAAGCCTCGGGGGTGTCGTCAGCCACGATCAGTCGTTGCAAGCGTGCTTGGGAAGCAGAGCATGAACAGTGGAGTCGGCGCAGGTTTGAGAACAAGAGGTATGTGTATATCTGGGCAGATGGCGTGTATTTTAATATCCGCAGCGATGAGACCAGACAATGCATCCTTGTGATTATTGGCGTGACGGAGCAAGGCAGGAAAGAGTTTGTTGCCATCGAAGATGGATACCGGGAATCTGAGCAGAGTTGGACTGAATTACTAGTACGCGTCAAAGAACAAGGACTCATTCACTCCCCTGAGTTGGCTATTGGTGACGGTGCCTTAGGATTCTGGAAATCGTTGCACAAGATTTTCCCACAAACAAAACATCAACGATGCTGGGTACATAAAACAGCCAACGTGCTCAACAAGCTGCCGAAAATGGTTCAACCAAAGGTCAAGCAGGCGTTGCACGAGATATGGATGTCGCCGACAAAGAAGGACGCCTTTGAGGCCTTCGAAACAACCATCCAGGCTTATTCGGGAAAATATCCCAAGGCTATGGAATGCCTGGAGAAGGATAAAGAACAATTACTCGCTTTCTATGATTTTCCAGCTCCACATTGGCAACACATTCGGACATCTAATCCAATTGAATCAACCTTTGCCACGGTACGGCTAAGAACAGATAAAACCCGAGGATGTGTTGCCCGCCGAACAATCTTGGCGATGGTCTATAAACTGGGAATGAGTGCAGGAAAAAAGTGGCAAAGGCTAAGAGGATTCAAGCTTCTAGCTGAGATTATCTGGGGCGTTAAGTTCAAGGATGGGGAGCCTGTCACCTCTTTAACAGAAGGCGAACTGAACAGGGCCGTCATTTGAGAGCTATTCTTAAACACCAGACTTGACCATAACTCTGTTTTTTTGCTGCTGGTTTCAATCCGCAATCATCGGTAAACAATCTTCAGCTCTTGGCTATTCTGAAACATTTTCAGGAACAAGCGCAAAAAAGATCTGGAAACGCTGCCAACAAAGACCGAAAAAACCTTTCTGCCGCCTGGAATTGGGGGAGAGATTATATCGGGTTGCCGTATGAAAATCCTTTTCAGCGAACCACCAAACAAGGTGAGGTCCGTCATGAAAGGCGAATTCCTACCCTTTCCGAATTTTGGAAGGTGTATGAGAAAACCACAGAGCTCCAGGATAAGCGAATGCTGCTGTGCTATCTCTACTCAGGGGCTCGTCGGGCTGAATTTTTTCAACTCCGCTGGCAGGATGTTGATTTCATCAACGGACGTATTCGGCTACACTGGAAAAAGAATCGGCTCGGCACCTTGAACGCGGCCTGGATCGCCATGACTGACGAAGCCATGGAAGCCCTGCGGGACCAACACCGTGCAACAGGAAGTTGCAAATGGGTATTTGTGGAGCCAGGCACAGCCCTGCCCTATCAAGTACCGCACGCAATGGATGCGGCGTTTATGCAAGCGGGCCGGAGTGGAAAGATTTGGTTTTCATGGAATACGCCATTTGTGCGCGTCGATCTTGGCGAGTAAAGGCGTACCGCTGGTAGATATACAAGATCATCTGCGGCACGAGAATATTTCGACCACAGAAAGGTATATCCATAAAATAAAAAAAAAACCGGTCAGTGATCAATGCACTAACCGGGTTACAACCTATTCTGTCGGATGAAAGCCCCCAAAGGGCCCCCACTTCAAACTCGACAGATATGATAACAATCACCAAGTGATTGAAATTACTTGGTGACCCCAAGGGGACTCGAACCCCTGTTCCCGGCGTGAGAGGCCGGTGTCCTAGGCCACTAGACGATGGGGCCATGTCGTGTGGAACGTGGCTATTATATCGAGATACACCCTACTTGTCAAGAAAACTTTTCTGATAGAATACACATTTTAGACCTTCTCTCCTCATTTTCAGCGTCGCACGATTTCACACGTAATGGTTGCGTGAAACACCTTTCCAGCAACACACTGATATCACTAACTAAAACTCAAACTCCTCTCTCGTTCAAGTTTTAGCTTTGTCCACTGAGCATGCTTTCCATCACACACATTGTTACACCATTGACCAAGCTTCTAATTTTGCAACATTCTTCGTACTCAACGTTACGATATCACGATAAAAATCAACACCACTCCCTGTCGATAACCTAGCAAAGAGCCCTGTACCAATTGCTCAGGAAGAGCAAAACAGTGCTTTTAGAAACTGTTCTCTCCAGGATGGGGAGTGTTGCTGCAAGGACGCACTCAAAAGCCGATATATTGCTCTCTGGGGCGGATACGCATTAATCCGGTTCCGTGAAACAAATATGGCGACCTGTTCAGGGGACACACATGGGACTTTCAACCGCACTCTATACTGCTATCACCGGGCTTCAGGGAACCTCGCAGGCTATGACTGTCACCGGCAACAATATTGCCAACAGTTCAACGGTGGGTTTTAAATCAAGCTCTACGCTCTTTTCCGATCTTCTTTCCGCGAATATCGCAAGCTCGAGTGGGAACTCTCAAGGTTGGCCGAGGAGCACAAGTTCAGACCGTTCAAACCAACTACAGCCAAGGTGGCTTTGAATCCACTGAAAGTTCCACTGATATCGCGATTGAAGGAGATGGCGTAACTACTCACCCCTATTCTTCGGCATCAGGCAGAGTTCCTGCCAGTGCCAACTGGATAGCGACAAGAGGATTGATCCCCTGGCTTGCCATGGTCTGCAGGTAACTTGAAATCCTGCAGTAAGCCTGGGCATATTGTTTACGTCGAAAACAACCGGATATTTTCTGTTTTACCTTAGCCATGCGAAGATCCCTTTCCGCTCTGTTGTTGGTGAACGGTACATGTGGTTCTTTGGCAAAAAGCAAGACTGCCGCCTCATGCTTTTGTAATCGCTCCCAAAGATTGTGCGCATCGGATTTGGCTATCCTGCCGCGCTTCCCTTGGGGTTTTGGAGGGATCTTGGGCAACTCCTTGCTGCCACGCGTAAGGATATTACGGTAGCGCTTCTGCAGGTTGGCATACTCCCGTTCGGTAAGACATTTTTCCGGACGTTGAGCCACCGTACGACACGTTTGCTGGAGCACCGCTTTTAGATTGCGGGCCCACCGGTATTGGTTAGAGTCAACGACAAACGTCAACTCTCGCAAAAGGTGCGAGCCGCAAAGTCCGTGACCGCAATGGTCGTAGGATAAATATGATGCCCAGCAATCATGGATGATCACCCCGCCATACCGAGGGATGATATTCAATCCTTCGATTGCCTCCTTGCCCCGCTTTCGATGCAGTACTTTCAGGGTTGTTTCGCCGGAAGAATAGACGTGAATCCAGTGATTCTTCCCTTCAACCCGAAACGAGGTTTCATCCACATGCAGGGATGGAGCCTGCAGCAGCCTATCAATAGCTCTGGATTCCCATGCTTCGAGTGATTGGTACAAGCGCAAAACAAATTTGAGCAGGCTGGCCTCGGAGATTACGCTACCGATCATGGCTGCTATCTGTTTTTGAACCCGGTTTAAAGCGACCATCTGGCTGATAACCAAATGAATGGCAAACGCTTTAAGCCCATTGCCGTACTGCAGCTTACCCGGCATATCGTCAGGGAAACGCCCTTTGACCGTGGCCTCACAATTAGGACATTGCTTTATTTCTGCGTCAATATGTTCGACAACTTTTTCAAAAACGATGTCGATTTTTGTCCGACGTTCATGCCCCTGGCATGCAACGTTTTCCAGCACCATTCCGCAGGTATCACACACCTCGACCTGAGCAGTGGTGACTGATTCTTTGACGCGTGTATTACCAACACGCCCATTGACGTGTTTTCCCTTGCCGGTAGTGGTGCAGTGCTTGGTCGCAGTTTCGTCTTTCTCGGTTTGCGAAGAAGGAATGCTCGAGTTTTTGTTTCCCTTGCGCGTTGTCTTCTCAAGAAAGATAGAGAGTATCAACTCGACGACAACCAACAGACTGTTGAACAGGACCCGTATCTCAGAGGAGACTTTACCGTCGGAACAAAGCTGTTCAAATTCCTGTTTGAGGAGATCGACTTCTTCGCGAACCCTTATTTTATTTACTGTTCCCATGGGTTTACTATACCATGGCTTTTTTCGACCTCCTGTGCGCCCATGAGTTGAACGATTGAACGCTATCGCATCTGTTTGCTATCGGAACGCAATATTGGAACGATTTAGAGACGACCAGGCGCGTTGATGGGCATTTTTGTTGGCATCCCTGGCTATTGAAAAAAAATCCGGCAAAAACCTGTCAAGTTATTTATTTGGATTTGAGCTTTTTTTAGAGGGTGTGAGTAGTTACGAGATGGCTATTTTATCGTAACTGATCCACTCAACGATGGAAGCCTATACACCCGCAACGGTAACTTCAGTTTTGACGAAAACGGCTATCTGGTGACAGCCGATGGTTTACGGGTTCAAGGGGCAACCTATAACAGCAGCGGCGTGCTGACAAGCGGCAGCCTGAGCGACATCCAGGTCGACATGGTCTCACAGATTGAGGCTAAAACAACGGAAAATGTTGAGCTTCAAACCAATCTCGACTCGAATTCTGACATCCTCAACGGCGGTGTTTTTAATATCACCACCCCTGAAGAAACTTCCCACTACGACACGACTTCAACCATTTGCGATTCACTGGGAACATCACACCTGCTTACATGTTACTTCACCAAAGTAAGTAATCAGATCTGGGACTGGAACCTGACGGTTGACGGTGGAGATCTCACAGGAGGTACAAGCGGCGTACTGGAAAATGTCGGTACCGGCACACTTACCTTTGACACAGACGGCAATTTGGTTACAGGCGGAACAGGAACGACCACAGCAGGTATTCTCACCTGGGACAATGGCTCCGATCAAACCCAGCTTGTCACCTACACCTTCGACACAACTCAGTATGACAGTGACTCCACTGTATTTTCCCAGGACCAGGATGGGTACTCATCCGGTGAAGTAACCGATGTGGATATATCCTCAGACGGCACTGTAAGCGCCGTATATTCAAACGGTGAAACCTTACCAGTCGCCATGATATCCCTGGCAACCTTTATCAACGACGATGGTCTGGATGCTGTGGGGAGCAGCCTCTTTTCTGAAACCAGCGAATCCGGCACGCCCACCCTTGGATACCCCGGCCCCTCACAGGGGACACTGATTACCCAAGCCCTGGAACTTTCCAATGTTGACCTGGCAACCGAATTCGTTGACCTCATTACCATTCAAAACGCCTATTCGGCATCTTCCAAGGTCATTACAACGACAAACGAGATGTTGGATGAACTGGTTAATCTCATTCGTTAACAGGAGCCGCAGCTATGAAAAATGATACGCTAAAACAGAGCCTGCAGGCATTCAACGACCTTCTTGTCCGTGAGCGACGAGCAATTGCCCATCTGCGCATGAGCCAGCTGCACGAACTTCAACATGAAAAAATTGAGTTAATGAAAGTGCTCAACCAGCAAGAAGATGCGGTTGATGAAGAAGAAAAAGCAGTTATTGAGTCTATCAAAAAAAACAATGAGCGTAATCGCATGCTCCTTGAATCTGGCCTCAAACTGGTGAAACGGCTGCAGGATAATACCTTTCGGCGCACTCTGACCTATGCTCCTCTTGGGCGCTCAATGCAAATCGGTGTTGGACCTCGGGTACTCAACCGGAGTGTATAGCCATGGCTAACCTGATCACCTCTCTCTATACCGGCGCATCCGGCATTTATGCTAGCCAGTCTGCTGTGCAGATAACGGGTAACAACATCACCAATGCCAGCACCGAGGGGTATACTCGCCAGGGCACCAATGTTATCAGCAACACGCCCTTAACCCAGAGCGGGCTCACCTATGGCACAGGCAGTTCTGTTAACTCCATTGACCGTAGCAACGATACCTTTATCATCAAACAGCTGCTCGCCCAGGAAGCAACCTATGGTGAGTACGATGGTGCCAGCACTCCCCTTTCAGATATCGAACAAGTGCTCGACATCAGCGATACCAGCTTATCAAGTGATATTGACAGTTTTTTTGATGCCTGGGAAGAGCTAAGCACCAATCCGGCAGGGACAACAGAACGACAGCAGGTGATTCAGGAGGCAGCTAACCTGGCAGAACATTTTCAACAGATCGACCAGCAGCTGGGCGATGTGGTGGAATCTATCAACACCAGCATTGAATCCATCATCCCTGATCTCAATGACAACCTGCAGCAGATTGCCAATCTGAACCAGTCGATTATGCAGGCGGAGCTGTCAGGTGGAGATGCCAATACGATGCGCGATGAACGTGACCTTTTGGTACAGGAGATAAGCGAAACCTGCGGAGCCTCCATGTACACAGATAACAATGACATGCTCTGCCTTCAGCTCGAAAATGGCCTGCCCCTGGTCACCGGCAATGTAGCGTCAACACTTTCAACTGCAACTGTCAGTGGCCTTACTGAAATTACCCTGACCACAGGAAACACCAGCTTTAATCTTGATCATGAAGATTTCAGCGGTGAGTTAAAAGGCCTGCTTTCGGTGCGGGATGTGACTATTCCCGAATTTGATGATCCATCATTGATTGCAGCGGGGACCACCGGCGCAACTGCTGACAACAGCCTCTGTCTGGATATTGCTGCCCTGCGTGAAACCACCAGCATCAACGGATCAACCTACACAGAGGAATATTCGCGAATTGCCGCCAATGCAGGTCTTCAGGTGGTCAGTAATGAGCAACGCTTAACCGCAAGTACCGAATCCATGGATGAGCTCAGCGCAAAACGCGACTCGCTCTCCGGCGTTTCTACGGATGAAGAAATGGTTCTCCTCATTCAGTACCAGGCTGGTTATGAGGCAGCGTCCAACTACATTGGCATCGTCAAAGACATGCTCGATACCTTGTTGCAGATGTAATTAAAAAGGAGCCCGACATGATCATAACACGCGACACCACCACTTACAGAAATCTGCAGTCAAATCTAAGTTCAACCTCCTCGACCATCAATGAGCTGTACATCAAAACATCGACCGGCATCGATATAGACAAAGCCTCGGAAAACCCGTCATCCGTGGGGACAATCATTAACTGCCGTACTGATATAGTCAAGAGTGAACGGTACGTTCAAAATTGCAACAATGTAACCGATAATCTCTCCACCTCTGAAATCTATCTCAATTCACTAGAGGAGCTCATGGTTCGGGCTAAAGAGATTGCCAGCACTGGAGCCAACTACAGCATGTCAGACAGTGACCGGCAAACACTGGCCGATGAGGTCGCGCAACTACAGGAAGAGCTACTTGATTTAGCGAACACCCAGGTCGATGGCAAGTACCTCTTTGCCGGTTATGCTGACCAGACTCTCCCCTTTTCTGGCTCTCCGGTTACCTATAGCGGCATAAATGACCACATCATGATTGAAGTCAATCCTGGATCTACAGTTGCAAAAAACATAACCGGTGAAGAATTGTTCATGAGCCCGGTCAACCTGTTCACCGCCCTGGAAAACCTGGAAACCGCCCTCTCCAGCGGTACGACCAGTGCTATTTCCAATACCCTGACAACGCTTGAAGACGGGGCAGAACAGGTACGTACCAAACAAAGTACCCTGGGCAACACCATTTCACGGATGGACGATATGATCAGCATGCATGAAAACGCTTTACTGATAATAGAGTCCACCCTTTCCAGTCATCAAGATGCGGACCTGACCAGCATCTTATCGGAAATCGCTGAGATGGAGACAGCCTTGGAGGCCACCATGCAGGTCACGGCCCGTGTCTCCTCCCTGAGCTTACTTGACTACCTTTGAAAGCAGCATTTGCTCGCACTACCAGGGAAGCATTAAACGTCCCCAGTAGCCCACGTAACCGTTGTCTCCCAACGGACTCGAGCTGATACAAAAACGTAATTCAAACATCCCCCCCTCTTCTTCATCTAATAAAGCAATCACCCTGATCAAAAATTCAGAATTTCAATATCTTTACCTACATTTTCCTCTTCCCTCAGCGGGCTTCAGCTGGTAGGGTGATGAAGAACAAACGAATAAAAGGGTCAAAACGATACAGCTACAAAATTCTTTATCGGGATTATTCAGCATAAGAACATCTCTTCATTTCCGCTGGTATTCCAACCAATTATACAGCTGGATGTTTTGTGTGTCAGGAGGAGACACTTCCCTTGTCGTTTTTCTTTCTTTTCGCCACCTTTACATTCATTTTTTACACAATTCGTCTTCTTGAATAGGTTTCGTGCCCTTCACTTCTCCTTGCTGCATACATGCAAAAAGGAGAAAAAACTCTGTCGTGGAGATCAAGATGGCACATAAAAAGGTTTCTATTCACTCCGAGACCAATGTATCTGGTTTGCTTGCCCAAATAGTCAACAACTCTCCGGTGGCTACCTTTGTCATCAATAAGGCACACGAGGTTATCCACTGGAACCGGGCCTGCGTGATGATCACCGGTGTGTCTGAAAAACAGCTCATCGGAACAACTCAATCGTGGAAGCCTTTCTACGACCATCATCGTCCAGTTATGGCCGACTTGATCGTTGATGATCAGATGGATCAACTTTCCACCTACTATTCGGAAAAATATCATCCCTCAACAACCATCGAGGGGGCCTGGGAAGCTGAGGATTTTTTCCCTCACTTTCCAAGTGGCGGCAAATGGCTCGCTTTTACCGCAACTGCGCTTAAAGACGAAAAAACTGGGGCTACCATCGGTGCCATCGAAACACTTCGCGACATCACCGCGCAAAAAATATATCAGCAACAATTGGAGCACCAGGCCAACTATGATCCGCTCACAGGACTCGCTAATCGCCACCTGCTCCACACCCGCCTGGACCTTGCCATCAGCCAGGCTAAAAGAGATCGCCTCCTGCTGGGAGTTCTCTTTCTAGACCTCGACAATTTCAAACAGATAAATGACACCTTAGGCCACGATGCGGGCGATGATGTCATTCGTGAATTTGGCAGTCGCCTCAAGAGCTCTGTACGTGACCTGGATACCGTTGCCCGTATTGCTGGCGATGAATATGTGGTTCTTTTGTATGCACCGCAGAACCTCGTTCAGGTGACGACGATTGTTCGGCGTCTATTAGATACGATCAACCATAAGTTTATCGTACGCAACCGTGAAATCTATATAGGAGCCAGTGTGGGCATTGCTCTCTATCCCAAAGATGGCCCGGAGAGCCAAACGCTTTTAAGTAACGCTGATGCAGCCATGTACCGTGCCAAACAGCACGACAAGGGCAGTTTTCGTTTTTACACTGAAGATCTCAATAAAGATGCGATCCAATGGCTGGAGTTAAAACAAGAGCTGCACCACGCCCTCACCTCCGGTCAATTTGAGTTGTATTACCAACCCCAGTATTCAATACAGGAAAAACGGATTACAGGGGCTGAAGCCCTACTGCGCTGGAACCACCCCACACGCGGTATTCTTCATCCAGAATTATTTGTTACGCTGGCCGAAGAAACCGGACTGATTGTGCCCATTGGCAACTGGATTATAAAGACCGCCATCGCCGATGCTCAGCAATGGCAGCAAGCCTATGGTCAGCCGCTTCGACTTTCGATCAACATTTCTGCCCGCCAGTTCCGCTATGATGATCTCGGTGAGTTACTGGACCAGGCCATCACCCAAACCGGTTTTCACCCACTGAACTTGGAACTTGAACTCACCGAAAGTCTGGTTATGGACAACCCGAAGGAGTCCAACAAACGACTGCTGAAGCTCAAGGAAAAAGGATTTTCTCTAGCCATGGACGATTTTGGCACTGGTTATTCCAGTCTGGCCTATCTGAACTATTTCCCCTTTGACATGATAAAAATTGATCAGTCATTTATTCATCAGCTGGGAAAATCAGATGAAGCCGACGCAATTGTTCGCGCCATGCTGCACTTGGCCAAAGCATTACAACTGCGGGTCGTGGCCGAGGGAGTTGAAAATCAGCACCAACGCACATTTTTAGAAGAGGAAGGTTGTGAGGAAATTCAGGGGTACTGGTTTAGTCACCCCTTGCGAGCCGGTGAATTTCTTACGTTGCTGCAGACACAGCCGGCATAATTTTATTTTTTGCAAGAATTCCCAGAATGCAACAAGGAGCGGGCCTTGCCCGCGACCACATCTCTTGCCAGCATGCGGGGAAAGCCCTTAACACCACTCCCCCTAGTGATGCGAGCACCAGAAAAAAAGGGAGCACCCTCTAAGGCTGCTCCCTTTTTTACGCCCAATCTCCAGGCATGCTGCTGCGAACCGTTTTACTTAATATCAGCCGCCTTGCGCATCACCTTGTGGATCGCCTCTTTAAGAGCCTTATTGAAGGCATTGGCATTATCGAGCATCATAAAATGATCGCCGCCAGGCACAACGATTGCCTCAAAATTGCCTATATGCCGACGATTT
Coding sequences within it:
- a CDS encoding flagellar hook-basal body complex protein, coding for MVTDPLNDGSLYTRNGNFSFDENGYLVTADGLRVQGATYNSSGVLTSGSLSDIQVDMVSQIEAKTTENVELQTNLDSNSDILNGGVFNITTPEETSHYDTTSTICDSLGTSHLLTCYFTKVSNQIWDWNLTVDGGDLTGGTSGVLENVGTGTLTFDTDGNLVTGGTGTTTAGILTWDNGSDQTQLVTYTFDTTQYDSDSTVFSQDQDGYSSGEVTDVDISSDGTVSAVYSNGETLPVAMISLATFINDDGLDAVGSSLFSETSESGTPTLGYPGPSQGTLITQALELSNVDLATEFVDLITIQNAYSASSKVITTTNEMLDELVNLIR
- the flgK gene encoding flagellar hook-associated protein FlgK — protein: MANLITSLYTGASGIYASQSAVQITGNNITNASTEGYTRQGTNVISNTPLTQSGLTYGTGSSVNSIDRSNDTFIIKQLLAQEATYGEYDGASTPLSDIEQVLDISDTSLSSDIDSFFDAWEELSTNPAGTTERQQVIQEAANLAEHFQQIDQQLGDVVESINTSIESIIPDLNDNLQQIANLNQSIMQAELSGGDANTMRDERDLLVQEISETCGASMYTDNNDMLCLQLENGLPLVTGNVASTLSTATVSGLTEITLTTGNTSFNLDHEDFSGELKGLLSVRDVTIPEFDDPSLIAAGTTGATADNSLCLDIAALRETTSINGSTYTEEYSRIAANAGLQVVSNEQRLTASTESMDELSAKRDSLSGVSTDEEMVLLIQYQAGYEAASNYIGIVKDMLDTLLQM
- a CDS encoding IS66 family transposase; this encodes MGTVNKIRVREEVDLLKQEFEQLCSDGKVSSEIRVLFNSLLVVVELILSIFLEKTTRKGNKNSSIPSSQTEKDETATKHCTTTGKGKHVNGRVGNTRVKESVTTAQVEVCDTCGMVLENVACQGHERRTKIDIVFEKVVEHIDAEIKQCPNCEATVKGRFPDDMPGKLQYGNGLKAFAIHLVISQMVALNRVQKQIAAMIGSVISEASLLKFVLRLYQSLEAWESRAIDRLLQAPSLHVDETSFRVEGKNHWIHVYSSGETTLKVLHRKRGKEAIEGLNIIPRYGGVIIHDCWASYLSYDHCGHGLCGSHLLRELTFVVDSNQYRWARNLKAVLQQTCRTVAQRPEKCLTEREYANLQKRYRNILTRGSKELPKIPPKPQGKRGRIAKSDAHNLWERLQKHEAAVLLFAKEPHVPFTNNRAERDLRMAKVKQKISGCFRRKQYAQAYCRISSYLQTMASQGINPLVAIQLALAGTLPDAEE
- a CDS encoding tetratricopeptide repeat protein; translated protein: MNTADKRKTTQPCVDTFTLFTQENSHLEEVELHRQFRRQLFQQSLFTDATWYALKCISLSKASGEQVLIDDYLEAESCAYSAHDLTTALEMIEQLRLIIPNNDQFVMRTGLYHMLKGDYHLAEKFYLEAYKLSPQNSNNCDALAHVNALLNKPDNIVLYGNRALELKDREAMQEENLSKVYAIVGDQYTINTPVPSFSPEEPGRNVIAFSLWGNNPQYNEGAILNAIAAQIIYPGWSCRFYCDTTVPKKTTEKLIALGADVRMLQQNTLPFFGLFWRFFVAADPTVERYLIRDCDCILNCQERVAVDEWIQSGKHFHIMRDYASHTELIHAGMWGGVCGAIPQLTELIVDYYDNHGKERTIDQRFLRHYLWPIIKQSYYCHDSHFNFGACNPFPLLGQYPKSLGNVGMDFTVACKNLVGKIL
- the flgL gene encoding flagellar hook-associated protein FlgL, with the translated sequence MIITRDTTTYRNLQSNLSSTSSTINELYIKTSTGIDIDKASENPSSVGTIINCRTDIVKSERYVQNCNNVTDNLSTSEIYLNSLEELMVRAKEIASTGANYSMSDSDRQTLADEVAQLQEELLDLANTQVDGKYLFAGYADQTLPFSGSPVTYSGINDHIMIEVNPGSTVAKNITGEELFMSPVNLFTALENLETALSSGTTSAISNTLTTLEDGAEQVRTKQSTLGNTISRMDDMISMHENALLIIESTLSSHQDADLTSILSEIAEMETALEATMQVTARVSSLSLLDYL
- a CDS encoding tyrosine-type recombinase/integrase, whose amino-acid sequence is MAILKHFQEQAQKRSGNAANKDRKNLSAAWNWGRDYIGLPYENPFQRTTKQGEVRHERRIPTLSEFWKVYEKTTELQDKRMLLCYLYSGARRAEFFQLRWQDVDFINGRIRLHWKKNRLGTLNAAWIAMTDEAMEALRDQHRATGSCKWVFVEPGTALPYQVPHAMDAAFMQAGRSGKIWFSWNTPFVRVDLGE